The stretch of DNA AATACCAGCCTGCGCGTCACCAATGATAATACGGTCTTGTAAATAGAAATCGGATGTTATGCCCCGTGTCGCCCGATCAGGGGAATAAGATAACGCCTCTGCATCTGCACCCGCAAACACATACCATGTATTAGATGCCACATCTTTGGACCGCAGGTCATCACCAATGCGGACAACCGCACCGACCAAGGCCGATTGCTCGCCTTCGTCAAACCGGACAGAGGCCGACGGTACAAGTTCAACATCAAGGCCGCCTTGTTTTGTCTTTTTCAAACTTTTGGAAAAGCCCAGATCAAGCTGCCGTGTCGTCTCACTCAGACAGGCTTGCTCGCCCGCCAAGCACCCCATAGATCCTGTCGGTACGTCAAACAGGCCCGTATTATTAAGACCCAATCCGCTAAGGCCCGATATATCGGCACCGTTTTGAGACAGGCCTGAAATATTAGACGAGGATAAGATATTTGACGTCGCACCATTGGACGACGATAAATTGAAATTCAGACCCTGGGTGGCAGAAATTGGTGCCGTTTTAAGGGGCACCAGACCTTTGTCATCCGCAGCATGAGCCGCAGACCCCAAGGACAACATAAGGGGCGCAATAACAAAAGAGCTTAACCCGTGCCATATGGCACGCTTAACGCGTCGTCTGGGTTGTTTATGTGCAAAAATACTTTGCATTGTCTCCTCAAAGGGTCTGTCTCAAGCCCACACTTGACCATCCAGCCCCTTCATACCGTGATATAAATCACGTTTTGGCCTAAAAATAAAGGGCATTCCCCGTTAAAGCTTATGAAAGCTTTGTTAATCAGCTCTAAATGAATCCGCGCTGAATGGGGAAAATACGGGTGAATAAAGTTAACAAAAGACACCGTGTTCGACGACTGTCGGCCTTAGGCGTCATCGCCCACAATATTGCGCAACACGGCCTGTGCCGCCGCCGCTGGATCAGCCGCTTGCGTGATGGGGCGCCCCACCACCAAATGCGACGCACCAGATGTGAGTGCAGTATAAGGCGTCGCGACACGTTTTTGATCGCCCTTATCCCCGCCAGGCAGACGCACGCCGGGCGTCACGACAAGGAAGCCCTGGGGCACAACCGCGCGGATTGCGGCGGCTTCTAACGGGCTACTAACAACACCGTCCATACCCGCCGCAACGGCCTGATTGACGCGGCGCATGACGAGGTCTTGCGCGCTGTCGTGATAGCCAATGTCTTCAAGCGCGGCTTTATCCAGCGAGGTTAGCACCGTCACACCGAGGAGTTTCAAGGCGCTGTCGCCCCGACCAGCAACAGCCGCGCGCATCACATCGGGCCGCGCATGCACCGTCAGTAAATCAGCGCCGAGCCCTGCCACAGAGCGTGTCGCTTTTTCCACGGTCGCGTCAATGTCGTGAAATTTAAAATCATAAAAGACGTTTTTGCCTGCTGCCTTCAGGCGCTGACCCAATTCAACCCCGCCAATCGGCAAAAGCTGCAATCCAATTTTGTAACTTTTCACATGATCGCCGAGCGCATCCACCATGGCTTCGGCCCGCTTTACGCTCGGTAAATCAAGCGCAACATAGACACGCGAGTCGGCTGGCAAGCTGTATTGATCCCGCGTCATATTATTGCTTTCTGATCTTCTCAGAGTTTTTGGCCATAAGCTTTTGCGACACAGCGGCGGGCAAAATACGGTTTAAAATCGCAAGGCCTTTATTGACGCTACCCGGGATAAAGACGGCGCGGTTACGCTCTACCGCCTCGACAGCTTGGGCGGCGCAATCTTCCGCAGACATCCACATCGCGTCAGGCAGTTGCGAGACGCCTTCGCGCGTGCCGTTCACATCGTGAAATTCCGAATATGTGAAGCCGGGGCATAGGGCGCTGATATGCACATCTGTGCCGTCGTTTTCCGCGTTGAGGCTCTCAGAAAACTTAATCAAAAAACTTTTAATCGCCGCATATAATGTGTGCCCGCGAGAGCCTGGCATATGGCCCGCAAGGCTCGCGACATTGATGATGCGTCCAAACCCGCGCGCTTGCATATCGGGCAGAACAGCGCGCGTCATTTCACAGGGCGCAGTTAGCATTAGCTGCAAATATTTGGCATGGTCTTCCCATGGGCTGGCGGTAAACACACCTGGATGACCATAGCCCGCATTATTCACAAGACCGTCAATCTGCAGTCCCTTTTTATGAATGCGCGCCATTAAATCTTTCGTCGCGTCTACGTCAAATAAATCAGAGACAAAAATATGGCTTGTCGTTTTAAAGCGCGTCTTCAGCTCCGTCGCTAGCTCTACCATCGGCTCTTCACGCCGCGCCACCAAGGCCAAATCCCAACCCAGAGACGCATATTCCCGCGCAATCGCGGCACCAATCCCCGCAGACGCGCCCGTAATAAGGCAAAGCGGACGAACAGGACGATTGGAAGGGTTGGACATAATTAGACTCTATTTCGCTTCAACGGATTTCGCTTTAACAGATTTCGTCTTTGAGGGCGCGACGCGTTTGGCCGTCTTTGACCTGTCGACCAACATGCGAACTTCGCGTTGTGGGAAGGGGATGGAAATACCGTTGTCTTTTAACGTGCGCCAAACAATAAAACCGACATCGGATGTGAATTTATTCGGGCCGTCATCGACGCCCTCACACCAAAATTCAACGCACATATTTATGCCGCTTTCGCCAAAGCTGCGAAATTCCACAGACGGCAGGTCAGGTTCGCCAAGCACGTCCTTATGGGCCAGCACAGCTTTGCCTATCACCTCGACAACATAATCAAGGTCACTGTTATAGGCGACAGTGAAATCAACTTCGTAACGTTGCAGCGGATCATCATGTGTCCAGTTTTCATAGGCCCCTTCGGTAAAGGCGGTATTAGGAACAATGATGTCTTTACCGTCGGCAGTGGCGACGACCGTCGAGCGCATATTAATCGCTTTCACCCGGCCAAATTGATCGCCTTCCATATTGACAAAATCGCCAACCTTCACCGAGCGATCAAATAAAATTATCATGCCAGAGACAAAATTAGCCGCAATGGGCTGCAGGCCAAGACCAATACCCAAAGACAAAGCCGAGAAAATAACCACAAGCCCAGAGAGAGAAATACCGGCCGCTGTAAAGGCCATCATTGTCGCGGCCACGAAAATCACGATCTGGAAAATCTTGGCGATGACTTCTCGCGTGGTCACATCCAAGGCTTCTTGGGAGCGAATGGCGTCTTGGCCTTTGGCATTTGAATAGGTTGCGATTTTGAAAAACACCGCGCCAAAGATTGCGAGCATCACCAGCGTCATGGCCGATATCGCGCCTTCGCCTTGGCCAAATTTCAAATTATTTAGCCAATTCGTCAGGTCATCGTAAAATCCAAACACAACCAAAAGCGCCAGTGGGATGAGTATCCAAATGGCCAGTTTTTGAAACATCTCATTCGTGATAAACGTTTTAATCACACTATATAATAGGAAGACCACAGCGAGGCCTTGCGCAATTTTCACAAGCCAGTCTTGTCCGAGGGGCTCAATATTTTTCAAAATCACCGCAAACAAAGCCAAAAGCCCAACTTGCAAAGCCGCGCGCAGAAAATCGCGCGAACGGTAGATGTAATCGCGCGCTACCCGCAGCTTGGCGTCCTTGGTGGGCGGGTCGCGAAACAAGAAAACCCTTTTGGTCAGGGACTTGGTCAATATAGGCGCCAAGAACCAGACCAGAGCAATCGCGCCAATCTGCGCTAAAAAGGACGGCGAGGTCAGCCAGCCAATAACTTTTGACAGAATTTTCTGACCCAGCGCTTTCGCCTCATCCGCATTCTTTGGAATGATGCTAGGTTTAGCGGGCATGTCATCGGCGGCGGC from Fretibacter rubidus encodes:
- a CDS encoding SDR family NAD(P)-dependent oxidoreductase; translated protein: MSNPSNRPVRPLCLITGASAGIGAAIAREYASLGWDLALVARREEPMVELATELKTRFKTTSHIFVSDLFDVDATKDLMARIHKKGLQIDGLVNNAGYGHPGVFTASPWEDHAKYLQLMLTAPCEMTRAVLPDMQARGFGRIINVASLAGHMPGSRGHTLYAAIKSFLIKFSESLNAENDGTDVHISALCPGFTYSEFHDVNGTREGVSQLPDAMWMSAEDCAAQAVEAVERNRAVFIPGSVNKGLAILNRILPAAVSQKLMAKNSEKIRKQ
- the pyrF gene encoding orotidine-5'-phosphate decarboxylase → MPADSRVYVALDLPSVKRAEAMVDALGDHVKSYKIGLQLLPIGGVELGQRLKAAGKNVFYDFKFHDIDATVEKATRSVAGLGADLLTVHARPDVMRAAVAGRGDSALKLLGVTVLTSLDKAALEDIGYHDSAQDLVMRRVNQAVAAGMDGVVSSPLEAAAIRAVVPQGFLVVTPGVRLPGGDKGDQKRVATPYTALTSGASHLVVGRPITQAADPAAAAQAVLRNIVGDDA
- a CDS encoding mechanosensitive ion channel family protein; amino-acid sequence: MTKMISTIQSGFIAFLCLTCVALSSDAFPQTADEQALETQTPSTVQTAPAAQTVPSRNPATTLPSVDLPKIDLTDPAIKAALDAREDADRALVDAVLKAQSDAATADVPAAADDMPAKPSIIPKNADEAKALGQKILSKVIGWLTSPSFLAQIGAIALVWFLAPILTKSLTKRVFLFRDPPTKDAKLRVARDYIYRSRDFLRAALQVGLLALFAVILKNIEPLGQDWLVKIAQGLAVVFLLYSVIKTFITNEMFQKLAIWILIPLALLVVFGFYDDLTNWLNNLKFGQGEGAISAMTLVMLAIFGAVFFKIATYSNAKGQDAIRSQEALDVTTREVIAKIFQIVIFVAATMMAFTAAGISLSGLVVIFSALSLGIGLGLQPIAANFVSGMIILFDRSVKVGDFVNMEGDQFGRVKAINMRSTVVATADGKDIIVPNTAFTEGAYENWTHDDPLQRYEVDFTVAYNSDLDYVVEVIGKAVLAHKDVLGEPDLPSVEFRSFGESGINMCVEFWCEGVDDGPNKFTSDVGFIVWRTLKDNGISIPFPQREVRMLVDRSKTAKRVAPSKTKSVKAKSVEAK